The Ignavibacteriales bacterium sequence AAAAAGCCGGCGAGATGCCGTCAAGAAATTGACTTTGTATTTTAGAAAGTAGAGACACAAATCACCGTGTCTCTGCTTTGAGTTGCCCACGCCACTCACACCAATTTATTTAAACAAACAATTCAATAATTAAATTATTTTCTTGCGTTTCGTGATTTCTTTATCGTATATTTACGATGAACGATAAAGGAGCCTAGAATGTCGAAGATGAAACCGGAAGAATTCACTGCTGAAGAGATTGAGCTTGCGGATATTTCAAAAGCACTTTCTCATCCGGCACGAATAAAAATATTGAAGATACTCGCGGAAAAAAACATTTGTATGTGCGGTGATATTGTCAATCTGCTTCCGCTTGCGCAAGCAACGGTTTCCCAACACCTAAAAGAACTTAAACGCGTTGGCCTGGTTCAAGGTGAAATAGAGGGACCAAAAGTATGCTATTGC is a genomic window containing:
- a CDS encoding metalloregulator ArsR/SmtB family transcription factor, producing the protein MSKMKPEEFTAEEIELADISKALSHPARIKILKILAEKNICMCGDIVNLLPLAQATVSQHLKELKRVGLVQGEIEGPKVCYCVDQDMLLNAFIKIQKLFKHFEGDLSCKTKKK